One Vicia villosa cultivar HV-30 ecotype Madison, WI linkage group LG5, Vvil1.0, whole genome shotgun sequence genomic window, atagcagttataaccaattcgtgtgttcttcttatcttccctaatttgtattatactttgttcttggcattgttTTTCACAACATTATGAAGTGTGACACCcttgtgctatattttgattaatttatttgtaaatCATACGTGAGGTTTATAAGAGCGTTACATTAAACTTTCAATTATGATACTTGAGAAAGTTGTGATAATGTAGTTGGAAAGCGAACGTGAATTCGCAAAAAATATAGGAATCATAAGTCGATTTGGTGACTTAAAGAGATTGCGAAATGGTATATTTGAGATTGAATATGAAATTATGGAAATCGTAGGAATCAAAAGTCGTTTCCTACATACAGCGTCAATGTTCCGTTTAGAAACAAAAAATGAATAATTGAAGGATTGGTGATCTAAAATGGTAGCTCTTATTTCCTTCAGAGCAGGATAGGGTGGACATGCATAATTAACTCGGCATAATAATTTGGATAATTGTCTATATAGTTGTTTcaatgttatatttttataattatttatttatttatttaagaaaatgggtgatgcactgacagtataAAAAGCTTACACTCTCAATCAATCACGTCCTTGTTAAACGTCAAGTCATactgtaaattttaaattactgaTATGATatcacaaaataaaatatttctattgGACGACAGTATAAAGATTTTTTACACCGTCactgcactaccttttaactcatttattactttctctttctttttcttgtcttaatcataagaaaaaattaattgtatataGACTATATATGAAACATTGAATATTGATTATTGAATGTATTTAAAAGAAAGAATTATTTTAATATCTAAGTatctaaaaataaattttctaactaaaaaaagaaaaggatatACGATAGGAATACTCCTAGACATCCGTTTTGTATTTGTATTCAAGTTATGTCCAAATACATTTTTTTGGCAATTGAAAACAACATAGAAAACGATGCCATGTATGTAAATATAGTGACTCTATCTTATAAAGTGTTTACAATTTCCACTACTGGTTTTTAGAATTAGCTCTTCTGACTTTCACTCTGATTTGGAGAGAGATATCGAAACGAAACGATGCCGTGCCTCAACCTCTCCACCAACGTCAACCTCGACGGCATCGACACCTCTTCCATCCTCTCCGAAGCCACCTCCACCGTCGCTAACATCATCGGAAAACCCGAGTCCGTACGTCTTTTCTCTATGTATCTGCAGTTTTTTTTTatactttgtttgtttgattttctCTTTGGTTTGTTTGGAATAGCATGCAATTTCTGTAATATGTTTGAGATTTCATGTATTTTGTATTGATTTGTGAAAAATGATGGATGATGAGGTTTTGGTTTCTGTGAAGGGGTTGCTaggtttttttaacctaattttgtagaATGTTTTTGTAGAAAACTGTGtaccttttttgaaagaaaaacccTAGAATCAGCCAGTTGAAATCACATTCAAGATTGAAGGGGAGCCTTAATGCATGCGGATGGTGTCGTTACCGTTTTACTAATTCAAAACAAATTTAGGTTGTGGAGATGTAGTTAAGTATTGAACAATGTGGCTGATGCGAACAGGCCCTGAAAATCGCGACACTGTGTCTGCAATTGTTGTTGTTGCAATGCAGATGTTCATTGAAAACCTTTATTATTAGATTAGATGGCAAATTGAAGATGGAGGTTCACTCTCAAGGAAATCCAGCTTACCCACTGGAGAACAACAATGGATCTGACTCTTTATTTGGGTTCTGCTTAGAGGGTGTTGGACATGATTTCCTTCGAGATACTATTTTGGTCTTCTGCTATGACCTGTCTGCAAATGCAGTGTTTTGGTCGAAGTCGTTCTACACTTCCCTGTGTATCTAACTGTTTAAAGTTCTAGATCTGCATTTTTGGTCTGAGCTGTCTTACATTTCTCTATGTATCTAACAGTCTCATGTTTTTCCAATATACATTTCTAAAACTGCTCATTCAAACAAGTGTAGTACAAGGCTTCTGAGATATCCCATAAAGCACTTCCCTGTGTACTGTCTAGTCAATGTGTCTAACATGCTAAGAGGGATGGTATATAGGGGCTAAATATAATCAGAACATTAAAGACGACACCAACTCTCTACTTATTGGATCCCTTTCTCGTATCATCTTTGActactttgatttgaatttgaacaaaccATCTTGAGTGAGTTTTAAGGATGCTTTAGATTGATGCTGTATCCAGGGTGTTAtgcttatgtttaattgcttttttGTGTCTGGtagtttatttttctcttttactATATTCTTTTATTTGCCATAGTATTTTGTAGTTTTGATTTATTCAGTGTTTTTAAAGCATGAATAGTCACGCCTTTGTTGATTTTGCAGTATGTGATGATTGTGCTGAAAGGATCAGTACCCATATCTTTTGGTGGGAATGAGCAGCCAGCAGCTTATGGAGAATTGGTGTCCATTGGCGGTCTTAACCCGGATGTGAACAAGAAACTTAGTGCTGCAATTGCCGCAATCCTCGAAACCAAGTTGTCCGTGCCTAAGTCACGCTTCTTCTTGAAATTCTATGACACCAAGGCAAGTGTATAAATTTCTAAGTCGTCATGAAAAGAAGGGTCATTGCTCTGGAATCTTTTCTTATTGCATTCGTCGATTTTGTTTAGGCCCATCAGAGTCAAGAATATGCACAGTGTTTGCATGCTTTACATCAGCAGTAGATCATGTAAACTAATCCTTACTGTTTAAAACTGTTAGTTAGCCCCTTATAAGATGTTATTAGTAAATTCTATCTGCATCTTCTTTTGGCTTCACCTCACtttttcagtgtttacttttttttttttgcacaacAAATAGTTGATTCTGCTTCTTTTGCTGACATTTCTGCTTTGATTGTGTTGCAGGGTTCCAACTTTGGATGGAACGGTTCTACATTCTGAATTCCGTGTTAGTTTGGTTACTCATGGTGCCTTAAATGCTGGATGGAGTCTTCATTATGTTCCGTTTCTAGTTATATGTCTATATTTGGTGTCATAACATTAGTACTTGGGGTTTCTTATGACCTAAGCGAGTCATGCAAGTCAGTTTGATCAATTGTATGGACAAATAGGGATTATGTGTGCTTATCGATCTTTTGGACATCTGTATTGATGATGCATGATCAATTAAACATGATTCCTAGATGAAATATTTGTCTTGTTGCGTATTAATATGATGCCATAATAGTTCTATATATGATTGATTGGTGTTTGACTGTTTAGTTTTTGTCATAGTTGTGAATTCAGTGTTGCAATGTTCCTCATTGTCATTTCAAGTGTGCTGTGTTTTCTGGCCATGTACCTAGTGCTCTGACTCGATTTGTATTTTTGACCTGGTGTTTTTAAGACAGTACTGTggctcttttgtttttctttttgttctcATTGTCTCAGGTTGCCTAGGATTTTAACCTTATTTTTCCTTTCATTTATTCTTGTACCTCTTTATACTATCCTTCAATCACATTTTATCATTTGTCATATACCTTTAGTAGACAGTGTTCCCTTTTAtctgtgtgcatgatttggttaatcaGTGGTAGCTAAATTTTCTGATATATATCAAAATCTCATGGGTTTTATATACGATGCCTCTTTGCCTAATAAGCAAGATTTGATATTCTCCCCTTTAAGAATTTTTTTGTGATTCCTCCCTTAACAAAAGATTCCCACACTATAGATAGACCTTGGGTAACTATTTCACCAGAGTCTTCTGGTCTGTCATTCCACGTggcatatttttttttaattatttgttcgaTTAAGACAAATAGtgcaaataagtgattatcaaaataagctgaatTGATTAATCTACTATTTGATTTCCCAACTTATCATTGACCCAAATAATTTCTAATtcctaagcggattctattccctaTTCGATTATAATAACAGTCATATAAGCGCAATTGATATAATATGATGTATGTTCCTAATGTTGGGGAGTCCGAAAGAGTCGGGTGCACCAACGGGACCAATGCTCCAGGACCACAAAAGAGAGAGACACCACATctcaacccaaaaccttaaggtgttagGTAAATGAGTCACCTCTCTTATATATCTAACATTACACCCATTCATagacaatgtgggactttaatcaTTCACACTTGCATCAAACATTCTCCACCACAAGTGTGAGTCCCCACATCTTATAATAGGATCCAACACAGGATCCAACTCCCGCTCCCCCACCTAGCCACATCCTATAATAGGATCCAACACAGGATCCAACTCCCGCTCCCCCACCTAGCCACATCCTATAATAGGATCCAACACAGGATCCAACTCCCACTCCCCCACCTAGCCGAACCACGGATCCAACTCCCGCTCCCCCACCTAGCCGAACCACGACTCAAATACCACTGTTGGAGAGTTCGGAAGAGTTGAGAGCACCAACGAGACGAATGCTCCAGGATAACAAAAGAGAGAGAGACACCACATCTCAATCCAAAACCTCAAGGTGTTAGGTAAATGAGTCCTCTCTCTTATATATTCAACATTACACCCATTAATaggcaatgtgggactttaaccactcacacttgcaccCAACATTCTTCACCACAAGTGTGAGTCCCCCACATCCCATAACAGGATCCTACACCGGATCCAGCTCGTGCTCCCCCACCAAGTCGAACCACggctctaataccactattgGGTGGTTCGGGCGAGAGCACCAACGAGACTAGTGCTCCAGGACCACAAGAGAGGGAGACACCACGTctcaacccaaaaccttaaggtgttaCGTAAATAAGTTCTCTCTCTTATATATCCAACATTACACCCATTCATAGGCAATGTAGAACTTTAATTACTCACACTTACATATAACATTCTCCCTCTTAGCtgcatttgattttttttactctGTTAAAAATTCTAGTACtcttatttaattaaacaaatattcaatgtcatgtaatttttatatttattttatttaaaaataaaattttaaatcaattttaattaaaaataccatTAACCAATTACTTATTTACGAGATTAATGGTAATGcagtattaatataaatattaatgtaaaaaaatattacaaagatATTCAATTGTTAGGGCGGAATACATAATt contains:
- the LOC131601249 gene encoding uncharacterized protein LOC131601249 isoform X1, coding for MPCLNLSTNVNLDGIDTSSILSEATSTVANIIGKPESYVMIVLKGSVPISFGGNEQPAAYGELVSIGGLNPDVNKKLSAAIAAILETKLSVPKSRFFLKFYDTKAHQSQEYAQCLHALHQQ
- the LOC131601249 gene encoding uncharacterized protein LOC131601249 isoform X2, which codes for MPCLNLSTNVNLDGIDTSSILSEATSTVANIIGKPESYVMIVLKGSVPISFGGNEQPAAYGELVSIGGLNPDVNKKLSAAIAAILETKLSVPKSRFFLKFYDTKGSNFGWNGSTF